The region GCCAGCACGGAGTGCATCGCCTCCAGGTCGTTGGGGTTGAAGCGAAGCCAGACGGGCGCAAGCGAGAGGGTGGCCAGCGCCAGGCTCACGGCCAGCAGCGCGATCCCCGCCGCGCACGCCCAGGTGCCCCAGGAGTCCAGGCCGCCCGCGACCACGGTGGCGAAGAGGCTGCTCAGCGCCGCCACCCCGCCCGCCCCGCCGAACAGCCACTGCGCGTGGCTCTCCTGCCGCTGGAGCGCGGGGCCGGGGGCGAGCAGCCCCCGAAGCTCCTGCAGCTCCGCCACCCGCCCCTTCGGCGGATGCCCCGCGGCGCCGCCGGCCGGCGCGCCGCACGCCAGCTCGTTCCACTCTCCGCACGTGCCGCACTCCACCAGCACCGTCGCCGTGCCCAGCGAGCGCGGGATCAGCCGCTCCGTTCCACAGGCGTGCGCGTGCTCGCGAGACAGGTCGGCGGCGCAGTTCCAGCAGGACGGCGCGGCGGTCGCCGGGGCGCTCACGGCTCCTTGCGGCGTCGGCGTGCCTCCAGCTCCAGCACCGTCTCCACGCGGACCAGCGAGTTCTCGATCTCGTGCACGGCGGCCAGCATGTCCGCCGCGCGCTGCTGGAACTGCTCCACGATCTCCGCCTTGTTCACCAACGACTGCTCTCCGAGCGCGGCGACCACCGTCTCCAGGCGGGCCACCGCCTTGCCGGCGGCGGTGGCCTCGAACTCGGCGCGCTCGGCGCGTCGGCGCGTGTCCTCCAGCCCCACGGCGTTCTGGGTGCAGGAGGTCTGCGTTTCGTTGAGGCGGCGCCCCAGCCCGTCGATCTGGCCCTGCAGCGGACCCTGCATGATCTTCCACACCGAGAGGATGATGGGGCCCGCGATGCTGAGCACCACTCCCATCACCTTGAGCAGGCCCTCCCAGTCGTTCGTGAAGAACGGATTGGTCGCCTGGGCGAGCATCATGAGTAGAGCGGGGCTCATATCGTCCGGATCCTTTTAGCGCGCGGCAAGTTGACGCGCAGTGTGGCACTTCCCTTTCACCCCGTTCCGCCTTCCAGCGCCGCCGCCAGCGAGCGGAGGAGACCGGCGGCCGTGTGTGCGTCGATCGGCACCGTGGCGGCCCGCGCGGGGATCGGCTGCAGCAGCGGGTACCCCTGCGCCGCCGGTGAACAGTCCAGCGTGGGCGTCTGCCTGCGCTCCGCTCCAAAGGCCGCCGTCAGCTGGCGCTGGAGCTCGGCGTTGGTCCACCCCGCCGTACCGGCCGCCAGCAGCCGCGTCGCGCGGAGCGTGAACTCCCCCCGCCCATCCTTTTCCCACGCCAGCTCGGCAGGTTGGCAGGCGGTGAACGTCACCACCTCCGGCACCCCCGCCCGCCGCGGACGGGGCGCCGGCTCCTCCGCGCTCCGCACCGCCATGTGGGCCTGCACCATCTCGTCGCTGGCGGGGAGGTAGCGCGTGCGCCGGTCGGCGGCCTCCTCCTCGCCCGCCGGCCCGGGACCGGGGGGCGCCGCGATCCGGCAGATCGTCCCCGAGTGGCAGCAGTCGATGAAGCAGGTGAGGTTCACCCCTTCGGGGAGCGCCATGAAGAGCGCGGCAAGGTCGTCGTCCACGATGTACTGTCCGTGCACGTGGTCGAACGGGCAGAGCGCCTCGTCCTGGTTCACGCCGCCGGGATCGTCCTCGTCGGCGTCGGCGTCCGGCAGCTGCGTCCCGTGGCCCGCGTACTGAAAGACCAGCACGTCGCCCGCCTTGCTGGAGCCCACCAGCGACTCGAGCGCCTGGAGGATCGTGGCGCGCGTGGCGGCGGCGTCCAGCAGCAGGGTGGGAGGGTCGAAGCCGAGCCCGGTGAGCGTCTGCGCCCACAGCCGCGCATCGGAGACGCAGCCGGCCAGCGGGTTTCGCGGGTAGGCGTCGATCCCCACGCACAGCGCACGGCGCGTCCCGCGCTCGGTTTCGGCCGGCGGCGTCTCATCGCGCGCCTCCTCCGCGCCCGCGCCCACCACGTAGGTGAGCACGTCGGCGTCGCGCATCGACTCCTCGGCGGGCTCCTCCCCCGCGCCGCGCGGGGCGGCGGGGCCCAGCGCCAGGTGGCGCGCGGCGACTTCGGCCACGACCTGCGCGCGGCTCAGCGAGCTGCCGGGGCACGTCTTGCCGCTCATCTGGTTGTGGAAGCGGAGCGCCTCCGCCGGTAGAC is a window of Longimicrobium sp. DNA encoding:
- a CDS encoding caspase family protein, yielding MPPPFRSLGSAGFADLLGSFVFSRRIDVVHLHHTWRPNHADYRGHDTIVGMWRYHTRENGWSDIAQHLSIAPDGTLWLGRDWNTAPASATGHNGDSKAGPFMIEMIGDFDVGRDRLQGAQRAAAIDVIARVQRRFGLPAEALRFHNQMSGKTCPGSSLSRAQVVAEVAARHLALGPAAPRGAGEEPAEESMRDADVLTYVVGAGAEEARDETPPAETERGTRRALCVGIDAYPRNPLAGCVSDARLWAQTLTGLGFDPPTLLLDAAATRATILQALESLVGSSKAGDVLVFQYAGHGTQLPDADADEDDPGGVNQDEALCPFDHVHGQYIVDDDLAALFMALPEGVNLTCFIDCCHSGTICRIAAPPGPGPAGEEEAADRRTRYLPASDEMVQAHMAVRSAEEPAPRPRRAGVPEVVTFTACQPAELAWEKDGRGEFTLRATRLLAAGTAGWTNAELQRQLTAAFGAERRQTPTLDCSPAAQGYPLLQPIPARAATVPIDAHTAAGLLRSLAAALEGGTG